In Achromobacter spanius, the following proteins share a genomic window:
- the pilV gene encoding shufflon system plasmid conjugative transfer pilus tip adhesin PilV: protein MKRHYRVCATRRKQAGFTVLEALLVTLLFAAVMGLWNWYQADYVATITSRQAAFHQKQVGNAAAAYVKNNYAALLASTAGGPVTVSLDTIRNAGNLPAAVPLLNPYGQAYTLAVRRATQGGQAILEALLVSGGGADVPETDLRRTAAMLEGGGFVLTRQPAIAQGSMGSWQVPVASFGLSLPGGNLATALFFNSAGQVTDYLYRNAVAGRPEVNRMNTSIDVNGNDLNNVRTVRTQTVEASGNVSTKGALIVQSSDGASSTGWYTAGNDGWLRVLHDNHVVTNGEIRGGAVRSMGQTFSHGRLNAYEYLYVGGVASEGWACEANGLVARTGIGEPLACQSGVWRKSGGGQLRCEYYFAGRASDNLPADNSWCPAGMIVTSVTSSGSNQNFYTVMGKSLYAGNVGQGYTCCGIS, encoded by the coding sequence ATGAAACGACACTATCGAGTATGCGCGACCAGACGCAAGCAAGCTGGCTTCACGGTGCTTGAGGCCTTGCTCGTGACCCTTCTGTTCGCAGCGGTCATGGGACTGTGGAACTGGTATCAAGCCGATTACGTCGCAACGATTACAAGCCGGCAGGCTGCTTTCCATCAAAAGCAAGTCGGTAATGCCGCCGCCGCGTATGTCAAGAACAACTACGCTGCGCTTCTGGCCTCTACCGCGGGCGGCCCCGTGACTGTCTCGCTGGACACAATACGGAACGCCGGAAACTTGCCCGCAGCCGTGCCTCTTCTCAACCCCTATGGCCAGGCTTACACGCTCGCCGTTCGTCGGGCCACTCAAGGCGGACAGGCCATCCTTGAAGCGCTGCTCGTTAGCGGAGGCGGGGCGGATGTGCCAGAGACGGACCTGCGCCGAACTGCCGCCATGCTGGAAGGCGGCGGCTTCGTACTCACAAGGCAGCCCGCGATCGCTCAGGGGTCGATGGGCAGTTGGCAGGTGCCGGTCGCCAGCTTTGGGCTTTCATTGCCGGGCGGAAACTTGGCCACCGCGTTGTTCTTCAACAGTGCCGGACAGGTAACCGACTATCTCTACCGGAATGCCGTCGCCGGCCGGCCGGAGGTCAACCGGATGAACACAAGCATCGACGTAAACGGCAACGATCTCAACAACGTCCGCACTGTTCGAACACAGACGGTCGAGGCCTCCGGCAATGTCAGCACCAAGGGAGCCCTTATCGTCCAGAGCAGCGACGGTGCAAGCAGCACGGGCTGGTACACCGCCGGCAATGACGGTTGGCTTCGCGTCTTGCACGACAACCATGTGGTCACCAATGGCGAGATTCGAGGCGGCGCCGTGCGTTCAATGGGACAAACCTTTTCGCATGGCCGGCTCAACGCCTACGAGTATCTATACGTCGGCGGTGTTGCCAGCGAGGGTTGGGCTTGCGAAGCAAATGGTCTAGTGGCCCGCACAGGAATCGGAGAGCCCTTGGCGTGCCAGTCAGGCGTTTGGCGCAAGTCCGGCGGTGGGCAGCTGCGTTGCGAGTATTACTTCGCCGGCCGTGCAAGCGACAACCTCCCTGCAGATAATTCATGGTGCCCGGCCGGCATGATCGTCACGAGCGTGACGAGCTCCGGCAGCAATCAAAATTTCTATACGGTCATGGGCAAGAGCCTGTATGCCGGCAACGTCGGGCAGGGATACACATGCTGCGGTATTTCATGA
- a CDS encoding ATPase, T2SS/T4P/T4SS family yields MPVTLEQATSLLDLRFVDMIIGPDYAELRELEGSQSLTDKVPGHLQADVNLLRQQCRQALRTLTKSEFTATLGEEKFRVTQLFDVDSQDIFILARADVKTRPLKSLGMAERLFNHLTRPKLSGLVVVSGGMRHGKTSTADAIFIDRLERHGGLGIALADPPETALNGIHGKGRAIQIEVAREHGGYQEQLMRGLRSRANIFYLGETRDPPSAIEVVRVSGNGWPVLTTLHADSPELTFTKLQSLCAGSGASVESFNAMLADNIAAVIHQQLETVKTATGIAKRLQINWLVLDGKEDTAIRAKIRKGDFAGLNTEIAAQKAAAIFGNRT; encoded by the coding sequence ATGCCCGTTACCTTGGAGCAGGCTACAAGCCTGCTTGACCTGCGATTCGTCGACATGATCATCGGCCCTGATTACGCGGAGCTTCGTGAGCTGGAGGGTAGCCAGTCCCTCACCGATAAGGTGCCGGGCCATCTGCAGGCCGACGTCAACTTGCTGCGACAGCAATGCAGGCAGGCGCTTCGCACGCTGACAAAATCCGAATTTACCGCCACCTTGGGTGAAGAGAAATTCCGAGTGACGCAGCTCTTTGACGTCGATTCTCAAGACATCTTCATCCTCGCCAGGGCAGACGTAAAGACAAGGCCCTTGAAGTCGCTCGGCATGGCAGAGCGGCTATTCAATCACCTAACTCGGCCAAAACTGAGCGGCCTAGTTGTGGTGTCGGGGGGCATGCGGCACGGCAAAACTTCCACGGCCGACGCCATCTTTATTGATCGCCTGGAACGGCACGGTGGCCTTGGCATTGCTCTAGCCGACCCGCCAGAGACGGCGCTGAACGGAATTCACGGAAAGGGACGTGCCATCCAGATCGAGGTAGCGCGCGAGCACGGTGGCTATCAGGAACAGCTAATGCGGGGCCTTCGATCTCGCGCCAACATCTTCTACTTGGGCGAGACACGCGACCCGCCATCAGCCATTGAGGTCGTCCGCGTGAGCGGCAATGGATGGCCTGTGCTGACAACGCTCCACGCCGACAGCCCCGAGCTAACGTTCACCAAGCTGCAGTCGCTATGCGCCGGATCCGGCGCTTCTGTCGAATCCTTCAATGCAATGCTGGCCGACAACATCGCTGCAGTGATCCATCAACAACTTGAAACCGTAAAGACAGCTACGGGTATTGCGAAGCGCCTACAGATCAACTGGCTGGTGTTGGATGGCAAAGAAGACACCGCAATACGCGCGAAGATCCGGAAAGGCGATTTCGCCGGGCTGAACACGGAAATTGCGGCCCAGAAGGCGGCAGCGATATTTGGGAATCGAACATGA
- a CDS encoding type 4 pilus major pilin, with amino-acid sequence MTTYVNPSSINNHLAECEPAPEHDVKVADQHALPHAGTPLARQAGASVDNFLAWMLLAVVVAAAIFGAYYVLNKDTENNQEAQNIAQLVKGAKLLRDMNGYGNVTTAALQAAGAIPSNMIGATTGTLYHSWNGEVTVVGTATQFVITYRAVPSSNCIPLRANLSRTAQFVSMTNCPTTGNVDLVLTAR; translated from the coding sequence ATGACGACCTACGTTAACCCTTCCTCCATCAACAACCACTTGGCTGAATGCGAGCCCGCGCCGGAGCACGATGTGAAGGTGGCCGACCAACACGCCCTGCCTCATGCGGGTACACCGCTCGCCCGCCAAGCAGGAGCTTCCGTTGATAATTTCTTGGCCTGGATGCTCTTGGCGGTTGTGGTGGCTGCGGCGATCTTCGGGGCCTACTACGTCCTCAACAAGGATACCGAGAACAACCAAGAAGCTCAGAACATCGCGCAGCTGGTAAAGGGCGCGAAGCTTCTCCGGGACATGAACGGCTATGGAAATGTGACCACCGCCGCATTGCAGGCCGCCGGCGCAATTCCTAGCAATATGATTGGCGCGACCACCGGCACCCTCTATCACAGCTGGAACGGAGAAGTCACCGTTGTGGGTACAGCGACGCAATTCGTCATCACTTATCGGGCGGTCCCGAGCAGCAACTGCATCCCGCTGCGTGCCAATCTGTCCCGTACGGCTCAGTTCGTCAGCATGACGAATTGCCCGACCACCGGCAACGTCGACCTCGTACTGACTGCGCGCTGA
- a CDS encoding type II secretion system F family protein, whose product MAKLSSRRRMLIYRTLYSMARSKVPVYDALVDIQKAHSRNGRRPKAVIAVFAHEVLVRLSSGMSGDRFAEAFEGWLPPTEISMLASAQKAGDIATGCDDAIKHIKRQARVRSAIVSAVSYPSVIVVMAIVLLTFVSFKVVPIYARGSDPATWTGQTAVVYWMSEIVRHYGIFILLGLVSVGYAIRWSLPNWTGRLRPAFECLPPWSTYKTMQGAVFFSNLAILLNAGADLLQTMVHIHKHANPWLQQRLQDTMYGLSMGKNLGVALELAGHKFPDEESIAYITTIASREGFAFALSEFATNSAETAAERLEASGKVFFYVGLISVTALAALIFFGLFGLQTAAMGDRAF is encoded by the coding sequence ATGGCAAAGCTTAGCTCCCGCCGGCGAATGCTCATTTACCGCACCCTGTATTCCATGGCGCGGTCCAAGGTGCCGGTCTACGACGCGTTGGTCGACATTCAAAAGGCGCACAGCCGAAACGGGCGACGCCCCAAGGCGGTAATCGCCGTTTTTGCGCACGAGGTTCTGGTAAGACTGTCCAGCGGCATGAGCGGGGACCGATTTGCAGAGGCGTTCGAAGGATGGCTCCCGCCGACCGAGATCTCTATGCTGGCTTCTGCCCAGAAGGCCGGCGACATTGCCACGGGTTGCGACGACGCGATCAAGCACATCAAGCGTCAAGCGCGAGTTCGATCAGCCATCGTCAGCGCTGTTTCCTATCCGTCTGTGATCGTCGTGATGGCGATAGTCCTACTCACATTTGTGTCCTTTAAGGTTGTTCCGATATACGCCAGAGGCTCCGATCCAGCAACATGGACCGGACAGACTGCCGTCGTTTATTGGATGAGCGAGATTGTCCGGCACTACGGCATCTTCATTCTGCTAGGCCTTGTCAGCGTGGGCTACGCAATCCGGTGGTCGTTGCCAAACTGGACGGGGCGACTACGTCCAGCGTTTGAGTGCCTGCCGCCGTGGTCGACATACAAGACGATGCAGGGTGCGGTCTTCTTCTCCAATCTCGCAATTCTGCTCAATGCCGGCGCTGATCTTCTGCAGACCATGGTGCATATTCACAAGCACGCCAATCCGTGGCTGCAACAGCGCTTGCAGGACACCATGTATGGATTGAGCATGGGCAAGAACCTGGGTGTCGCCTTGGAGCTTGCTGGCCACAAGTTCCCCGACGAAGAATCCATCGCATACATCACCACGATCGCGTCTCGCGAGGGCTTCGCTTTTGCCCTGTCTGAATTTGCGACCAACTCCGCAGAGACTGCTGCAGAGCGCCTTGAAGCCTCTGGGAAGGTCTTTTTCTACGTGGGCCTGATCAGCGTGACCGCCCTTGCAGCTCTCATCTTTTTTGGCCTATTCGGACTGCAAACCGCCGCAATGGGCGATCGAGCTTTCTAA
- a CDS encoding GspE/PulE family protein, giving the protein MDTTIHAPNAPGTEDLELPSAAEPLRRVQNLSAVGGAWQAPEYVIDRVVLADDGVLYVDEEHSDDMRVMSYMSRLRLNRVTFSPRLVSHSEIKRLQQTAKDGASLSITEGPGSTKTAQQEQINRMISEAARLGASDIHFLPDVDKTYVKYRINGIPEARFTLDRAVAEDLVSTLYTSMCEKPDNYEPSRKQNARLMERYARQSGLFVCRVATGPAARGRKLVIRLYPDTGDTPKSMEELGYLPEQCTQIRLFSRKTSGIVLVTGTTGSGKSTTLNHYLKQALLHAEGELIIATAEDPVEQPIRVVTKRDGNDVVYVAVQEPIIPAGTSEEEIEAAWVDAIDHMLRSDPDSILIGEIRGKASVRSAIRAALTGHPTLATLHVKDAMSSFDRLEDSGVPRNLLTDPTLFIGIINQALVPILCQHCSAPFCDVEDRLEVGLRDRVRHFCDVSGVRVRGPGCPSCRRGLVGRTVCAEVVSPNPALMSVYRKQGTFAAQKYWVQKMGGITQCAHLIRLIEAGRVDPDLGELMVRPLDSDDWLNEAARPQRPGRLHGRKSGSLFSQWRSRHGKA; this is encoded by the coding sequence ATGGACACCACGATCCACGCCCCAAATGCCCCTGGCACCGAGGACCTGGAGCTCCCCTCAGCGGCCGAGCCGCTCCGTCGCGTTCAGAACTTGAGCGCGGTGGGCGGCGCGTGGCAGGCTCCCGAGTACGTCATCGACCGCGTCGTATTGGCCGATGACGGTGTGCTCTACGTCGACGAGGAGCACAGCGATGACATGCGCGTAATGTCCTATATGTCGCGCCTGCGCCTTAACCGTGTGACGTTTTCCCCGCGGCTGGTTAGCCACTCCGAAATCAAACGACTGCAGCAGACCGCCAAGGATGGCGCTTCGCTATCGATCACCGAAGGCCCTGGAAGTACAAAGACAGCGCAGCAAGAACAAATAAATCGAATGATCTCCGAGGCGGCGCGCCTCGGTGCAAGCGACATCCACTTCTTGCCGGACGTGGATAAAACCTATGTGAAATACCGAATCAACGGCATTCCGGAAGCTCGGTTCACGCTCGATCGAGCCGTCGCCGAAGACCTGGTATCGACGCTCTACACGTCGATGTGTGAAAAGCCCGACAACTACGAGCCATCACGAAAGCAGAATGCCCGCCTGATGGAACGCTACGCTCGCCAGTCCGGCTTATTCGTATGCCGAGTCGCGACCGGCCCAGCAGCCCGCGGGAGGAAGCTCGTCATCCGTCTCTATCCCGACACGGGTGACACCCCGAAGTCGATGGAGGAACTTGGGTATCTGCCGGAACAATGCACGCAAATACGCCTGTTTTCGCGCAAGACGTCCGGGATTGTGCTGGTGACCGGCACGACCGGCTCCGGAAAATCCACCACACTCAACCACTATCTCAAGCAGGCTCTTCTACATGCCGAGGGCGAGCTTATCATCGCCACGGCCGAGGATCCCGTCGAACAGCCCATTCGCGTGGTTACCAAGCGCGATGGCAACGATGTCGTTTATGTCGCTGTCCAAGAGCCAATAATCCCGGCCGGCACCAGTGAAGAAGAGATTGAAGCCGCCTGGGTCGACGCGATCGATCACATGCTTCGATCAGACCCCGACTCGATCCTGATTGGTGAAATTCGTGGCAAGGCGTCCGTACGCTCGGCAATTCGCGCAGCGCTCACAGGCCACCCAACACTGGCCACGCTCCACGTGAAAGACGCAATGAGCTCTTTCGACCGCCTGGAAGACTCGGGCGTCCCGAGAAACCTGCTAACCGACCCCACCCTGTTCATCGGCATCATCAATCAAGCGCTGGTGCCTATCCTGTGCCAGCACTGCAGCGCCCCATTTTGCGACGTAGAGGATCGGCTTGAGGTGGGGCTCCGAGACCGTGTACGGCACTTCTGCGACGTCTCAGGCGTTCGTGTACGAGGGCCTGGTTGCCCTAGTTGCCGCCGCGGCCTAGTCGGACGCACAGTCTGCGCCGAGGTCGTCTCGCCTAACCCAGCCTTGATGTCGGTCTATCGCAAACAGGGAACCTTCGCCGCGCAAAAGTACTGGGTCCAAAAGATGGGCGGGATCACCCAGTGCGCCCACTTAATTCGCCTGATTGAGGCGGGCCGAGTGGACCCCGACCTCGGTGAGCTGATGGTGCGGCCACTGGATAGTGACGACTGGCTCAACGAAGCTGCGCGACCGCAACGACCAGGTCGCTTGCATGGACGTAAGAGCGGATCGCTGTTTAGCCAATGGAGGTCTCGCCATGGCAAAGCTTAG
- the pilP gene encoding type IV pilus biogenesis protein PilP, which translates to MESRTAAALCAALTLLFASTPHAGAQVARTTDHSPPPAGTLAELADIQLRRLTYEALTGMNEAKMAYEKTSRVEDRSATGVPAVRSVQGVGSQLYAVLVYAGGAQATARPGEDVPGGYRVKAVSVDRVVLTRNGQDLRLGFSAEAPQAVSDGPVRLNSPFPGTAMPFQPGR; encoded by the coding sequence ATGGAAAGTAGGACCGCAGCCGCGCTTTGCGCGGCCCTGACTTTGCTTTTTGCTTCGACCCCACACGCCGGCGCGCAAGTCGCGCGAACGACTGATCACAGCCCGCCGCCGGCGGGCACGCTTGCGGAACTTGCCGACATTCAACTCCGCCGGCTTACGTACGAAGCGCTCACCGGCATGAACGAAGCAAAGATGGCCTACGAAAAGACCTCGCGGGTCGAAGACCGCAGCGCGACTGGTGTTCCCGCTGTCCGCTCTGTCCAAGGCGTTGGCAGCCAGCTTTACGCCGTTCTCGTGTATGCCGGCGGCGCCCAGGCGACTGCGCGGCCCGGCGAAGACGTGCCCGGGGGATACCGCGTGAAGGCCGTTTCTGTCGACCGCGTCGTTTTGACCCGCAACGGTCAAGATCTCCGCTTGGGCTTTTCCGCAGAAGCTCCTCAAGCGGTATCCGACGGCCCGGTTCGGCTTAACTCTCCGTTCCCTGGCACTGCCATGCCATTCCAACCCGGAAGGTAA
- the pilO2 gene encoding type 4b pilus protein PilO2, with protein sequence MAQTQAHAGSVTVISAGSKSLVSGLYWQTLSQPQKVMKEAREIGKRDGMDIVAIRRLPTIIQAGFVRKQAGVQKGMFSLASIVADLLLRKEGQSTLDPLIAAFAVGDGRFAIVAFKDGGVVPDSDVVFQTLEQAQEAVRALYALLSSKGKEVTVYAPPELEFGGDASVTLAALEKAAAREHKLKPLRFGLSRREWVLVAATVLALISSAIAFYVWSEHERERQERLEQLRQAELARVKLDSGQNVLPAALVHPWTTTPSVPAMIAHCEHAARSAPLYVSAWELKGLNCRPSGFEAAYVRLPRATVLDFRAAAASAFSPGATVSIQADANQATVRVISKAPAGGDDEMADIGFRVDSLVSHLQKQIIPITVSPKAPPSPGELGSQGTTQPPDWATATFEITSDWPADSIFKGFDTRGVRLLEQSTTIKERKLSYSMKGEIYGK encoded by the coding sequence ATGGCTCAAACCCAAGCACACGCTGGCAGCGTGACGGTCATCTCTGCTGGCTCGAAGTCGCTCGTGTCCGGGCTTTACTGGCAGACGCTATCGCAGCCTCAAAAGGTGATGAAGGAGGCTCGGGAGATCGGAAAGCGGGACGGGATGGACATCGTCGCTATCCGGCGACTCCCCACGATCATTCAGGCCGGCTTCGTCCGCAAACAAGCGGGCGTTCAGAAAGGCATGTTCAGCCTGGCTTCGATCGTGGCCGACCTGCTCCTACGCAAAGAAGGGCAGTCCACTCTGGACCCCCTTATTGCAGCCTTCGCCGTAGGAGATGGCCGGTTCGCGATTGTCGCGTTTAAGGACGGCGGCGTAGTACCGGATTCCGACGTTGTTTTTCAAACCCTGGAGCAAGCTCAAGAGGCGGTGCGAGCCCTCTACGCCCTTCTCTCATCCAAGGGCAAGGAAGTTACGGTCTACGCACCCCCAGAGCTCGAATTTGGGGGGGATGCGTCCGTCACATTGGCGGCTCTTGAGAAAGCTGCAGCAAGGGAACATAAGCTGAAGCCCCTTCGCTTTGGCCTAAGCCGGCGGGAATGGGTGCTTGTTGCAGCTACGGTGCTGGCGCTAATTTCATCCGCCATCGCCTTTTACGTGTGGAGTGAGCACGAGCGTGAACGGCAAGAACGCCTAGAACAGCTGCGCCAGGCAGAGCTGGCGCGCGTCAAACTGGATAGCGGCCAAAATGTCCTGCCGGCAGCTCTGGTGCATCCATGGACGACCACGCCGTCCGTGCCGGCCATGATTGCACATTGCGAGCACGCCGCACGATCAGCTCCACTTTATGTCAGCGCGTGGGAACTCAAAGGTCTCAACTGCAGGCCCAGTGGCTTCGAGGCAGCGTACGTGCGACTACCACGCGCGACTGTCCTGGATTTCCGAGCGGCCGCAGCCTCCGCTTTCTCGCCAGGCGCCACCGTTTCTATCCAAGCAGACGCCAACCAGGCGACCGTGCGAGTCATATCCAAAGCACCGGCCGGCGGAGACGACGAGATGGCGGACATCGGCTTCAGAGTCGACAGCCTGGTGTCGCATCTCCAAAAGCAGATTATTCCGATCACGGTCTCGCCAAAGGCTCCGCCCAGTCCGGGAGAACTAGGTAGCCAAGGGACCACACAACCACCGGACTGGGCGACCGCAACCTTCGAAATAACTTCCGACTGGCCCGCAGACTCCATTTTCAAGGGGTTCGACACACGAGGCGTGCGCCTGCTGGAACAGTCTACGACCATCAAGGAGAGAAAGCTCTCCTACTCGATGAAAGGTGAGATCTATGGAAAGTAG
- a CDS encoding PilN family type IVB pilus formation outer membrane protein — translation MKRAIVLAVAVATTLSGCALQRIKDTEARVDDSYGEHAASAASMRKVRDRAVEVIDRPWVSKTPILRPSTAAYPAPLQCPITFVPAAPISVFEFGQTVTALCGVPVRITADAIAALSGGSRVGSRTPDMTPPSGSSGPMPPGGVGALGAGGSASAPLSMSARDTTISGIRWDGKPLPGLLDAVTARLGLSWSFRDGAVQIHYLDTKVFRIYAIQSKTNMQSVVQSGTQLSSSGAGGQGASGATSSSGSGGSTVSGGSTQTTMVSIESNLAEDVDRMIKSMLTPGLGQSSLSVSTGTVAVTDTPDVLSRIAAYLKTENRNITRQALFNITVAVVQRTETDDQGLDLTAVYKSLNGNYGITVANAFTAASSAGSASIGILDTATGTAGQFAGSKAILRALSSQGRVSIVTQPSVTTLNYQPVPVQVAKQTSYLAAVSNTATAQVGSTSALTPGTVTTGFSMDLLPFMIDSDQMLLQFTMNLSTDPRLRTVTSGDNSIEVPEVDSRIFSQRVRLRSGQTLILSGFEQNVDRGNRSGMFSASNWLTGGGGSTNNRREVVVILITPIVLEDDSEIQEMTDTSGQYGARSS, via the coding sequence ATGAAAAGGGCAATCGTACTGGCTGTGGCTGTAGCGACGACACTCTCAGGCTGCGCCCTGCAGCGGATAAAAGACACAGAGGCGCGCGTTGATGATTCCTATGGCGAACACGCCGCCTCCGCGGCCAGTATGCGCAAAGTTCGCGATCGCGCTGTCGAGGTAATCGATCGTCCCTGGGTGTCCAAAACCCCGATCCTACGGCCATCGACCGCGGCGTATCCAGCACCGCTTCAATGTCCAATCACCTTTGTTCCAGCCGCGCCGATCAGCGTCTTTGAATTCGGGCAGACGGTAACGGCTCTATGCGGCGTTCCCGTCCGAATCACGGCAGACGCTATCGCGGCGCTGAGCGGCGGGAGCCGCGTGGGATCGCGGACGCCCGATATGACACCACCAAGCGGCTCAAGCGGACCCATGCCGCCAGGGGGTGTAGGCGCGCTGGGCGCTGGCGGATCCGCCTCCGCGCCCCTCTCCATGTCTGCTCGTGACACGACGATTTCAGGGATTCGTTGGGACGGCAAGCCTCTGCCTGGCCTTCTTGACGCGGTCACCGCGCGCCTCGGGCTGAGCTGGAGCTTTCGCGACGGCGCCGTGCAGATCCACTACTTAGACACCAAAGTCTTCCGCATATACGCGATCCAGTCGAAAACCAATATGCAGTCGGTCGTCCAGTCCGGCACCCAGCTCTCGTCATCGGGCGCTGGCGGCCAAGGCGCGTCCGGCGCCACTTCGTCCTCCGGGTCGGGCGGAAGCACGGTCTCAGGGGGCTCGACGCAGACCACTATGGTCTCGATTGAGTCGAACTTGGCCGAAGACGTCGATCGCATGATAAAGAGCATGCTGACGCCCGGATTAGGGCAGTCCAGTCTGTCTGTCAGCACGGGGACCGTCGCCGTCACAGACACACCGGACGTGCTCAGCCGGATCGCTGCATATCTCAAGACGGAGAATCGCAATATCACGCGTCAGGCGCTATTCAACATCACCGTCGCGGTCGTACAGCGGACGGAGACCGACGACCAGGGGTTGGACCTGACAGCGGTCTATAAATCGTTGAATGGTAATTATGGGATCACAGTCGCGAATGCATTTACTGCTGCATCGAGTGCTGGGTCTGCATCGATAGGGATCTTGGACACCGCAACCGGCACCGCTGGCCAGTTCGCCGGTTCAAAGGCCATTCTCCGCGCGCTGTCGAGCCAAGGCCGCGTGTCAATCGTGACACAGCCCTCTGTCACCACACTCAACTATCAACCCGTGCCCGTCCAGGTTGCCAAGCAGACGAGCTACCTAGCCGCCGTGTCTAACACCGCAACCGCGCAGGTCGGATCAACTTCGGCCCTAACGCCCGGCACCGTCACGACGGGATTCTCGATGGACCTGCTGCCGTTCATGATCGACAGCGATCAAATGCTCCTGCAGTTCACGATGAACCTCTCCACAGACCCGCGCTTGCGAACCGTCACCAGTGGCGATAACTCAATCGAGGTTCCGGAGGTTGATAGCCGAATCTTTTCGCAGCGCGTGCGACTGAGATCTGGCCAGACGCTGATTCTCTCCGGCTTCGAGCAGAACGTCGATCGGGGCAATCGCAGCGGCATGTTCAGCGCGTCGAATTGGCTTACCGGTGGCGGCGGCTCCACCAACAACAGGCGTGAAGTGGTCGTCATTCTGATCACCCCGATTGTGCTAGAGGACGATTCCGAGATTCAAGAAATGACGGATACCTCTGGCCAGTACGGCGCGAGGTCTAGCTGA
- a CDS encoding TcpQ domain-containing protein: MEHRLSSLFAGVCLALLAPISVAAQPEFAVARPAFYEFNWKQSGDSGISPVQVFDNGQRVYLQFAPGTEIPAIFADAPGGRILLAWEAQSPYIVIPHMEARLAFRLGRREALAWRAGLPPEGSYTGMATPSRQTGSASTPATREQLAFRRTAADAAAGPDPSYKPIVVTAPPVQAAVQPLTPSVPDGASLAAFMGVAIGGSAPEVAPGRSSNPAETEPVDTKGGGPVVATVDVSSTDVPITGNAVGPAPVQEWHADVGKTVQQTLDEWAQTAGWQSVKWQPDFDYAIEAPATFRGEFWDAANDLLSAYDVAKRKFRGLAYRDNKVLEVWEKK; encoded by the coding sequence ATGGAGCATCGCCTTTCCTCCCTATTCGCGGGCGTCTGCCTCGCGCTGCTCGCGCCGATCTCCGTCGCCGCGCAGCCTGAGTTTGCCGTTGCGCGGCCCGCATTCTATGAATTCAACTGGAAGCAATCGGGAGACAGTGGCATTTCTCCTGTTCAGGTCTTCGACAACGGCCAAAGGGTTTATCTGCAATTCGCGCCAGGCACCGAAATTCCCGCCATATTTGCCGATGCGCCAGGCGGTCGTATCTTGCTGGCATGGGAAGCCCAGTCCCCCTATATCGTCATTCCTCATATGGAAGCCCGCCTCGCCTTCAGGCTGGGGCGACGGGAGGCACTTGCTTGGCGGGCTGGCCTACCACCGGAGGGTAGCTATACCGGCATGGCGACGCCTTCTAGGCAGACCGGTAGCGCGTCGACGCCCGCCACCAGGGAACAGTTGGCATTTCGCCGCACGGCCGCTGATGCAGCGGCAGGCCCGGATCCGTCCTACAAGCCGATCGTCGTGACGGCCCCGCCCGTCCAGGCAGCCGTACAGCCTCTGACCCCGTCTGTGCCTGACGGGGCGAGTCTCGCGGCATTCATGGGAGTCGCAATCGGAGGATCTGCGCCTGAGGTTGCACCCGGTCGTTCCTCCAACCCTGCCGAGACGGAGCCCGTAGACACCAAGGGCGGCGGCCCGGTCGTAGCTACCGTCGACGTATCCAGCACCGACGTTCCCATCACCGGCAATGCGGTCGGGCCAGCACCCGTCCAGGAGTGGCATGCCGATGTCGGAAAGACCGTTCAGCAAACGCTCGACGAATGGGCGCAGACGGCTGGCTGGCAGTCCGTGAAATGGCAACCTGACTTCGACTACGCAATTGAAGCTCCGGCCACGTTTCGTGGCGAGTTCTGGGATGCGGCAAACGATCTCTTGTCCGCGTACGACGTCGCGAAAAGGAAGTTTCGAGGTCTCGCATATCGAGACAACAAGGTATTGGAAGTCTGGGAGAAGAAGTAA